AACCCCCTGGAACTGTTGCGCCGCTGGGCGGCAGGTGTGGAGGCGCCGGCCGTGGTGGCTACCGTGTTTAGCCTGAGCGGTACCGCCGCCAACGCTCAGGTGGGGGAGCGGCTGCTGCTGACTTCGCAGGGAGAAGTGGAAGGTAATCTGCGGGAAAGCTTCGAGCTCTACCAGCCCATTCTTACTGAGGCCCGGGCGGCGTTGGCCGCCGGGCAGCCGGCTACCCGGCACTTCCCCCTCGGGGCCGCCACGGTACGGGTGAGCCTGGAGCTGCTGCGGCCCCCGGTGCGCCTGACGGTGTACGGGGCCGGCAACGATGTGCAGCCGGTGGTGCGCCTGGCTGCCGGCCTGGGCTGGCGGGTGCAGGTCGTGGATGGACGGCCCAACCAGGCCCAGGCCCTACGCTTTCCCGAGGCCGAGGCCGTGTGGGTGCTGCCCCTGGAGCGTATCAGCCAGGAGCCCTACGACCGCAGCTTTGCCCTGCTCATGACCCACAACTACTACTACGACTTGGCCGTGCTGCGCCATCTGCTGGCTGGCCCCGCGCCCTACATCGGGCTGCTGGGACCGCGCAAGAAGTACGACCGCCTCCTGGAAGACCTCCAACAAGACGTGCCCAATGCCGCTGAGCAGCTCCAGGGGCGGCTGTATAGTCCCATTGGCTTGAACCTGGGGGCCGAAACGCCCGAGGAAATTGCCCTCTCCATCGTGGCCGAAATCCAGGCGGTACTGGCTGGGCGGCCCGCGGGCTTCCTGCGCGACTCGCCCCACCCGATTCACCCGCCCCTGCAAGCCAACGCCCCCTTGGTAGCGGAAGGACGCACCACAGCCGCCTGTGACCTCTGATAACGCCCTGATTCTGCTGGCTGCCGGCGCTTCTACCCGCCTCGGCCGGCCCAAGCAGCTCTTGCCCTACCTGGGCCAGACCCTGCTGCGCCGCGCCGCCGAAACCGCCGTAGCCGCCGCCCAGGGTGCCCCGGTCCTGGTCGTGACCGGGGCCCTGCACGCGGAGCTCTTGCCCGAGCTGGCCGGCCTGCCGGTGCAGGCGGTGCGCTGCCCGCAGTGGGAGCGGGGCATGGGCGCTTCGCTCAAAACCGGCCTCTTGGCCCTGGAAACGGCTGGTCCGCTCACGACTGTCACGGTCCTGCTCTGCGACCAGCCCCACGTCACGCCCGAACTGCTCGGGCAGCTCCACGCCACCCACGCCGCCACCAGCCAGCCCATCGTAGCCGCCGAGTACGACGGGGTGCGGGGCGTGCCGGTGCTGTTTGGGGGCGAGGTGCTGCCCTTGCTGCGCACCCTGCCCGATGCCGCCGGGGCCGCCCAGCTCCTGCGCCGGCACCCCGAGTTGGTCGCCGCCGTGCCCTTCCCGCCCGCTGCTGTAGATGTAGACACGCAAGAGCAGTACCAGCAGCTGCTAGCCACTACCGCCCAGCTGCCATCTACCCCGCGCCTGTCATCCTGAGTGCTTATCTATCATCTACTCATGGCCTGTCATCCACCTCTCACTTGTCATCCACCCCCGCCTGTCATCCACCCCTTAGCTTGTCATCCTGAGCCCTGCGAAGGACCTTACTCGCCTAACCCACTGCGGCTTATACCAATGTGACCAAGCCCTGCACCGCGCTTGTGGTAAAGGGCTTGGTCACGTTGAAGAAGGCTTATCTCGAAGACGAGGAAGGTCCTTCGCCAAGGCTCAGGATGACGGGTAGGTTTTGCTGATTGCTGTGATAATGACAACGGATTGGCAGGTATGTAGTTATTGGTTGAAACTATTTTAATAAAAGGGGTTTAATGTTGAATATTATATAAACAGCTCCCACTATATTACTAGCTCATCCTTAACCTCTTTACTTATGCCTATCGAATATTCCCTGGCTGAGCGCCGCAACCCTGCCAAGCCCAACGAAGCCAAGAAGTTTTATCCCGTAGCCCGCTCCCAGGGCGAAACCAGTGTGCGCGACATGGCCGGCCGCATCAACGAAATGAGCACCGTCAGCACCGTCGACGTGATGGCCGTGCTCGAAGCCTTCTTCCAGACCGTGCCCCGCGAGCTAGCCGCCGGTCGCATCGTACGCTTCGGCGACTTCGGCTCCTTTTCCGTGAGCCTGCAAGGCCAGGGAGCCGACTCCGAAAAGGAGTTCAGCTCCGCCCTCATCGACAATGTGAAAGTGGTATTCCGCCCCGGCAAGCTCTTCGCCTCGGCCATGCAGGGCGCTCAACTCCGTCGGGTCGCGGCCCCCTCAGCCGACTCAGTCGCTCGTGCTGCCCGTCGTAAAGCCAGCGAGGCCGATAGCCGGACATAGTAATGTCCGGCGGCGGACATAGTAATGTCCGGGCCCGGACATTACTATGTCCGCTTAAACTGCCCTGCGGGCCTGCCGATTCCGGCAGGCCCGTTATTTTTGGGGCCGGGCCACTTCCCGCGCCCGGCATCCTTACCTTTCGTGCTATGTCCAAGCAACCCGCCACCCCGCCGCCCGCCTATTTCCTCTCCCTCAGCCTGGAAAATGTGCGCAGCTTCGGAGAGAAGCAGACGATTTCCTTTGCCCGAGAAGACGGAAGGCCCGCGCAGTGGACGATTATTCTCGGGGATAATGGGGTAGGGAAGACGACGGTGTTGAAGGCGTTGGCGGGGATGATGGCACGTAAGGCATTATTTTCTTCCCAAGGAGAGGAGTATGCATACGCTCATCATATGATGTCTGACGAAGAATGGGCTCCTAAGCGAAATAACTTTCAAGACCTACTAATAGAAACGAACATACAATATAATGGGGTGCTTACTGAGCCTGCCCAAGAGAGTAAAGCTTATGCCGAGGAGAAGTGGGTAAGGCTCCATTCAGATGAACACGGCGATTATGAGTGTGATGGTACTTCCATCTTAAGACAGGACTTAGGACTTATCTGTTACGGCTATGGGGCTGGTCGTAAAACAGGAAACTCAACCCTTAGTGATGTTTCCAAGACAATTGATACCTGTATTAGTCTCTTTGATGATAGAGCGGATTTACTTAATCCGGAAGAATGGTTTCTTCAGATGGAGTACAGCTCTCTTAAAGGAGATAAACAGGCAGAAAAGTCGTTGCAGCAAGTGCGCGATGTCTTACTTCAAGTTTTACCGGATGTGACAGATGTTAATATTGTCAGTAAAGGGTATCAGCAGCAGCTAGAGCTTCTTACGCCCTACGGCTGGGTACGCCTGCGCGACATGAGTTTAGGCTATCAAACCCTGGTCGTGTGGCTTACGGACTTTGCCAGCAAGCTCTTTATCCGCTACCCTGAGAGTAAGAACCCGCTGGAAGAGCCGGCCATTGTGCTCATTGATGAAATCGACCTGCACCTGCACCCGAGCTGGCAGCGCAAGCTCATTGGTTTCCTCAGCGGCATCTTCAAGAACACTCAGTTTATTGCCACCGCGCACAGCCCTCTGGTGGTGCAGGCGGCCGGGGACAAGGACGCCAATATCGTACTGCTCAAGCGTGAGAATGATCAGACGGTAGTAGTCCAGAACCTGCCCGACGTGCGCCGCTGGCGGGTCGACCAGATTCTAAACAGTGAGCTATTCGAAGATGCCTCGTCCTTGTCGCCGCAAACGGAAACGGATTTGCAGCGCCGCAATGCCCTGTTGCTGAAGAAGCGCCTGACCGCGAAGGAAAAGGCGGAGCTGAAAGAGCTGGACGACAAGCTCACGACCCAGCCCATCAGTGATACGCAGCCCGAGCGACGGGTAGAAAATCTGCTGGCCCGGCTGGCCCGCAACCTCAAGGATGAAGACTTCCTGGAGTAGCCCGTTATGATTAAGGTTACCAAAAGTCAGCCCGCGCC
Above is a genomic segment from Hymenobacter cellulosivorans containing:
- a CDS encoding nucleotidyltransferase family protein → MTSDNALILLAAGASTRLGRPKQLLPYLGQTLLRRAAETAVAAAQGAPVLVVTGALHAELLPELAGLPVQAVRCPQWERGMGASLKTGLLALETAGPLTTVTVLLCDQPHVTPELLGQLHATHAATSQPIVAAEYDGVRGVPVLFGGEVLPLLRTLPDAAGAAQLLRRHPELVAAVPFPPAAVDVDTQEQYQQLLATTAQLPSTPRLSS
- a CDS encoding AAA family ATPase; this encodes MSKQPATPPPAYFLSLSLENVRSFGEKQTISFAREDGRPAQWTIILGDNGVGKTTVLKALAGMMARKALFSSQGEEYAYAHHMMSDEEWAPKRNNFQDLLIETNIQYNGVLTEPAQESKAYAEEKWVRLHSDEHGDYECDGTSILRQDLGLICYGYGAGRKTGNSTLSDVSKTIDTCISLFDDRADLLNPEEWFLQMEYSSLKGDKQAEKSLQQVRDVLLQVLPDVTDVNIVSKGYQQQLELLTPYGWVRLRDMSLGYQTLVVWLTDFASKLFIRYPESKNPLEEPAIVLIDEIDLHLHPSWQRKLIGFLSGIFKNTQFIATAHSPLVVQAAGDKDANIVLLKRENDQTVVVQNLPDVRRWRVDQILNSELFEDASSLSPQTETDLQRRNALLLKKRLTAKEKAELKELDDKLTTQPISDTQPERRVENLLARLARNLKDEDFLE
- a CDS encoding XdhC family protein; the encoded protein is MNELQRLILAYDEHRAAGRACALASVVDVAGSAYRRPGARMLVTEDGQLTGAISGGCLEGDARRRARQTILQGRPTVVTYDSTDPEDDLQFGAALGCQGIVQILLEPLDFQNPDNPLELLRRWAAGVEAPAVVATVFSLSGTAANAQVGERLLLTSQGEVEGNLRESFELYQPILTEARAALAAGQPATRHFPLGAATVRVSLELLRPPVRLTVYGAGNDVQPVVRLAAGLGWRVQVVDGRPNQAQALRFPEAEAVWVLPLERISQEPYDRSFALLMTHNYYYDLAVLRHLLAGPAPYIGLLGPRKKYDRLLEDLQQDVPNAAEQLQGRLYSPIGLNLGAETPEEIALSIVAEIQAVLAGRPAGFLRDSPHPIHPPLQANAPLVAEGRTTAACDL
- a CDS encoding HU family DNA-binding protein; translation: MPIEYSLAERRNPAKPNEAKKFYPVARSQGETSVRDMAGRINEMSTVSTVDVMAVLEAFFQTVPRELAAGRIVRFGDFGSFSVSLQGQGADSEKEFSSALIDNVKVVFRPGKLFASAMQGAQLRRVAAPSADSVARAARRKASEADSRT